Below is a genomic region from Zea mays cultivar B73 chromosome 9, Zm-B73-REFERENCE-NAM-5.0, whole genome shotgun sequence.
CTTCCTGTGCCGGCCAAGGTGCTTCGCGCTCAACTTAGGAGGGGCGTGTGGCAGGTTCTCGTACAGTGGCGTGGACTGGCTGAAGATGACGCCACATGGGAAAAGCTTGAAGAGTTCCGTGCTGCTTACCCCAACttacagctcgaggacgagctgtttgAGAAGGCGGGGAGAGATGTTATGTATGGCCAAGCCTATGTTAGGCGCAATAGGGCCAAGGCTGCCCAGGTGGGGCCCAAGGCCCAATAGCTAATAGATAAGCTCTATCTAGTTAGTTATACTTATCCAAAGTTAGTAGATAAAGATCAGCTCTATCTAGATAGTTATACTTATCCAAAGTTAGTAGATAGACTTGAGATAGCTCTATATATAGATCTGTAAACTCTGGAATAAAGGCAAGCAGAATTCCAATCTATTCTGGCTTCCCAGAGGGAGCCAGAGTCTCCTGTGATCTTCTCCCTGCGCGCAACCCAGCCAGGATCACGACGGCGCCCCAACGCCGCCACCCTGGTCCCACCAAATCCCCTCCCTACAATCTACGCAATCTGCCCGGTAGAATCCGTAGTTCTACCACATATAGTCCATGAGAAGGCACACTAACCAATATGTTGAATCATTTGCCACTCTTTGCTTCTCATATCTCTTCACCTGCACCATAAAGTACACTTAACATATTGTATTAGGCAAAGCTAACGGGCTCTCCGGGCAATGAGAAACTCTTTACCTCTTCGCAAATATAACGCGGCGAAAGGCTGCCAGAAGCAAGCCAAGGAGAGAACTTTGTGGAGTAGTCTGGACCTAACATGCCGTTCCTGGTCACCTTGTAATCTTTCAGCTGATCCTTCTTCCAGAAGTACTCATGTACCCTACCAAGAGCTGCGCTCTCTCCTCCTATGAAATGCATTCCTTTCTCAGACTGCAGAGAGAAGAAACGGTAGAGATTAAACCTAGAACAGGTGAATCACCTGACTAAAGCACAACTAGCTACAAGCCTACAGCTAAACCTGCCTTCGTAACACTGGGGCCTAGTGACTCCAGTGTTGGTACTGTCCCCCATCCTCCAATCTCATCTATGCTGGAACTAGGGGGTGGACCGAGCGACGTTGGCAACTTGGCGCAGTTCCTAACTGAGCACTTCGATTCAACTGCCTGGCAAGAAGCACGGCTTCATCATTTAACCATTACGCCTGCAAAAAAGGCCTAGAATTTGCAAAGAAAATCGCAACCTTTCTGAACTGTGTGTACACGTCTGGCAAGCTGCTAACTGGGAACGGGAGGTCATCGATGTGGTACATTGTTGCTCCCCAGATGAGCTGCAACCTGGGGTTCAGAGGCCTCTTCGGGACAGATGCTCCTCCTTGAGCAATCTGGACTTGTTCCAAGCCTTTGCTCACTAGGCGTTCGACGAGGAGCTCTTCGCTACAGGTTTCCTTATGAGCGTATATCTGGAGACACATCGCTTACTGACTTAACCTTTGGTGCCTGTCATGAGTTTAGTACCTAAAGATCCAGAATTCAACTATGCTAACATTGGTTGAGAGATAAATATGAGGGTGCAGAAGGGGAACCTACTGTGTGTGCACTGACGGCCTTTGCAATTGAAGGAAGGATCTCTTCAGGCTTGCCATGCCGgactagcaaatcgaggcccttTTTCCTCAGGCTCTGCTTCAGGTCTCCTAAACACTCTATCAAGAACTGCGCCCTCAATGCTGAACAGGTGATTAAGTTTCACCAAACACAAACAAATACACGTAAATCACCAATATTTTCTAATCAGGCTATGCTTGCTTGCAGTTGGCTCTACGACGACAACAGATCAGCATTACCCCTGACCTACTCAAATCCCAGAAGCAGCAGCAACGAGCAAAATGCAGAATCGCTAGGTCCTCACCTCCCTTCTTGGGGAACCCAAAGTAATGCGTGCTCCCCGCAAAGACCCGCGGATCGACACAGTACACCGGCAGGACCGCCTCGGAAGCCGCCCATGCTCGCAGAAGCGCCTCGTTATCGATAACTCGGAGGTCGTTCCTGAACCACACGACGGCCACCCCGACGCCGCCTCTCCTCAATAAGCTCGGCGACGTGTACCTCCGGAAGGCTTCATCTGCCACTGCGCAGGCCTCGTCGGCGCCGAGGGAAGGCACCGACACCGCCGCACCGCGCACCGAACGGGACGAGGAGCTCGAGGGGGAGGCGCTCATGGTGAGGAAGCGAAGATTGGAGGGTGGGCTCGGGAGGAGGAGGAATCGGGGACGGAGAGGGGAAGAGGAGATGTAGTGGAGCATTTCTTGATTGGACTGGTAGTGGTAGTTGGGAGTTTTGAGAAGTGAGGGGGTGGTTTGGAAAGTTGGAACCGGAAGGTGGAGGGAAGAGCGGAGAATGGTGCCGCGTGTCCGGGTTCTACTGGTGCTACGTGGCTTGATGTGGGCCTACTGAAATAGGTTGTGGATATTGTAGGCCTGGGTCGAATTAAGACGGATGGGTCCATCGTCCACATGTCAGTGTCTCATCTGGGAGATGGAAAATGTACTACTCCATCCATttaaattaaaattcgttttagatATCATCTCTATcctaaattaaaatttgttttagataattaatagattcatAATAACATTATATATGAGTTATATATATATTTCTAGATTTATTATCTATTTAAATATAGACGTaacaatcaagaactaaaataaaCTGAGGTAATATATTATCTCCTAAAAAAATATAAATATTATGTTTTGTGATTCTGTATTAGCTGCGGCTGAAATGCGCTTACTTCGCTCAAATAACTTTTTGCTATGGTTCACCAAAACGACCGTAGACAGTTGATTTAGAAGTTAATTATCACATGTTACCTAACAGAAGTTAATAATAAAAAAAGTAAGAAATATTTTCCTATTAAACATATCTAACATACATATGTATACGCTCTATTTTAAATTAAGTGCATAGCAAAATCTAATACATAAAAAAATCAAAATAACTTTGTTAAAAAAACAAGATGACTTATAATTTAAAACAGATAGATCATCATTCACGTGTCAGTGTCTCATATTGGAGATGAAAAATGTACTCTACTAGTAtatctcctctagcagcagctcAAATACGCTTACTTTGCTGAAAATTGATCACAGTGAAATTTAAGAAATGCTAACACCTAATTCAGTAGAACGCATGATAAAAGATTTAATAGTGACAAAATTAAGACTGCATTTGTGATACATCTGTTGTAATCTCTGTGTCTACAAAGAATGGATCATATCATGACAGTATAACACTCTGACAAAAACTGTTCTCCAAGAATAAAGAACTAATGAGTTGGGAGTTGGGTGGAAGACTATGGAGACATACATTGAACACGATAAATTACTATGAGGGCAGTGCCATTCTATAAACATCGCTGTGGCCGTTTTACCCATGACTCAGCTCCAAGCCATCACAGCTGTTGCAGTTGTACCGGTATCTTCAGGCCCAGATCCTAATAAGTACGGACTTCACAATTTACAtataaacaggaagagaaaaaagCTTGTCGGATTTGACAGCACAAGGCAAAGAATCCGGTAGGACTCAAACAGATGTGTAACTGGTAAATTGCTTCAGTAGGTTGTCAAGTGCTTCAGGATTAAACTTCCTAGCGAAAAGATAGCACGGTCTCTTTGATCCATTCCACAAACACGGCTTCTGCATCACAAGTTTCTGCAATGGGGGAAAAACAGCACACCAGCATTCAATGGTTGTTGAGACGCGTGGAAACTGGAAATTTCAGTGCTTGATGGATGCAGGATACAATTCAGCAGTTTTTTTATAAGCAATGATGAAGTTCATGACCAATTTATTTAGTGTTTTTCAAGAGTCAATAATGACGACAGGTCTTTGTGCTTACCTTGTCATCACTTGTTACATGGAAGTTCTCATCAACTGCCTGTACGCTCATGCACATCAGCGTATGCACATAACAATCATATGATAGATAAGGAAAAATTAAGTATCCATGAAACATACTGTAATGTTCTTCAAGAGATCATAGGTGACATCATCAGCGCTATATGACCTTGGATGCCATTTTCCCTCAGACCAATCCACATGTGTAACAGACCAATTAGAGATCCCACCAGGATCTACCATCTGAAGCCAAGGACATGAATTAAGCAAGCACCCAGCTAAATAAAGGCTAAATGTCACTTCAATAGATAGTGAATACCGACATTGAACAGGGTTGGCAAATAATGCTCATCTGCAATACAGTTGCGCCCTTCTGCTGGCTGTAGATCACGGGAGAAAGATAATTCCCTTAACAACAAATGAGCTTACTAGAAAAACATAAGTGAAAACTGGAAAAGTGAAAAATCATGGCCATCGGTTCAGACTTGAGAAGCGCTGACTTGAATGTATGGGCCCCTCTTTAGCTTCACATATTTATCGATGACCCAGTATGTATTCAACTATTTCTTCGGTTCTTCAAACTTAGATTCTGAGGCGTTGTTATTGTATGGACTATGGAGTGGTTGAGGTCCATTTCACATTTTGAATTGTGTTTTTTATGTTACTATCATAGCCAAGCAAGGTTTTAGAGGTCTTATCAAATTTCTCCACTGAAGCTTTTTTTAGCATAACTGCACTGAAGTTCCACTACAACAAGACTATACTACAGCAAACGAAGTAACAAACATCTAAACAAATATTTGAGCAAACGAAGTAACAAACATCTAAACAAATATTTGAGCAAACATCTAAATTAAGTCATTGCTGTATTCTATGCATGTTCCCTGTTAAGATACTTGGTATCtagttttgttctattattaactAAAGATAATAATTCCGCAGCATACCTTGCAGTATAGCTTGAACTTCTTGTAGTACAAGCTGTCAGCCAGAATCATTAAAGCATGTCTCCTTGTAACTGCAAACCACTACAAAAAGAACAGAAGACACTTAAATTGATTTCTGCTCAGCTATCTATGTAAAGTTTTTGACGAACGACAATACCACCAATAGAATTTGATAACAGCAAATATTTTACATCCTAACAAATTACTATAGAGAATAACTGTACCTGGGCACCCTTTCTAAAATCCCTCTCGTCTATTTCAGGATACATCTCAATAGAGTACCTTCCACTGCCATGTGGACCTGGATCCTTGAAACTTATAAGTTGAAAACAGAGGCAGACAAAAGTCAAAGTTAGTGGACACGAACATTTTCAAGAGGAAAAAGGTTcacatatcatatttttcaataGGATTTTGAAATATAAGTTACAGTGTTCTCACCAATCAATGAAGCTAACATTCGTTCCCATGAGGTAATTATACACATAATCAAATGAATGCAGTGGAACACAACTGTGAAATAAAACAAAGATGACTCAGTAATTGAGAACAAAGGATAAAAAAAACAGATTCACCATAATCAGGGTCTGAACCTGTCAGAAAGCAAGATAAAAACTTGATTATCAACATCTTCCAGTGCATTCGCTAACAATCTTTTCTCAGCATCAACCATTGAAATCAATCCCCATACTACCTGCATAATAAATACATACTCTGCTCAATTCAACAATCTCAAAATTATAGCATAAGGAAGATGAAAATCCATTAGAAGAGAAGAATCCAACTGAAGATACCCATGTATAAGGATCCATTTAATTTGCAAGCAGTGGATTCAGAAGTTATCAATCCAGATTGCTAGTAGCGATATTTGTTAGAACTGGACCTACTGTTGTAGGATGTGGGTTTTAAACAGTAATATTCTCAACCCAGAATGCTACCTTTATCAAGTCAGTTTGGTGTGTTCGACATGAGTTGAAGTCCTGTTAATCCTGTAGTCCTACGCGAAAGATGCGACTACTGTGGCTTTACACACAAAAACACTATTGTAACTAGTGTTTATCTAATTGCTATTGCTGGTTGTTGCTACAGTGGAACCTAGTTCAAAGAAGTGTTTGATGGTACCTGGGGTCAACCACTTACACATTCTTCATTCACTATTGACCAGGGAGGAGGAGATAATATTGACCAGGGGGATGGGGACATGGGGTATTTTTGTCTTCTGTAAACAAAAGGCTTGGAATATAATGAATTAAGTTTACAAGACGAACCACTGATAAACAAGATAGTTAAATACAGACGAAAATGGAATGATGACATGCTGTGGTCCTTTCTAGATACGTTGGGCTTAGCTGTGTGTAGGTGGCTGCCTTCTGGGGCCTCTGGCTGATGCCTGACATCGTGCACTTGTTTGTGAGGGCCTCTGGCTGACGCCCGCCATCGTGCACTTGTTTGTTGGTAGGTTGCTCAGGGTTAGTTGTCCAGGTTGCCATGTTCAGGTTTTCACACAGTTTTCCTCAATAAACCATGTGTTTGTAAGGGTTTTAGGCCCAGTTTCCCTCATAAACTGGGTTGACTCTTTTCTACCTATTCAGAATTGCTTTGGAAAATAAATGAAACACAGACGAAAATTATTACCGCATCACTGTGAATATCCCGGCCAGCAAACAAAGAACTAGTATGAACAGGCTTTTCACGTGATGCGTGCACATAGATGGAGTATCTTCCCTCATGTCCCTGTTCAAAGAAGGCACATTGATTCAATTTTCTTTAAAAGTAACATCAATCATACAAGATATAGGAAGTGTTAAGTCACAAAAGCACACAGAGGGTTAGTACCAACAAGGGAGGAAATTACAGTGAGTACAGGTTACTACTTGCTAGGAATATTACCGGCTTTGGTACCTACGTGGTGAAAACATAGGCTTAACCTATTTATACAGAGAAACAACCTATCCGCTAATGAAGGTTCATAGGCTTAATCTATTTATACAGGCTACTACTTGCTAGGAGCATTGTTACCACTTACCACTATCTAATAAAGGTTCATAGGGAAATCAACATGTTAGCCAAATGCTATATACTCATATTTCAATAATACACACTACAAACAAGTATATCAACTAAATTGTTTCTCTAGAACCAACCTATGTGTCGTTATACGTTTGAAGAACTTATGATACCTTGCAGTTTAAGGAAACAGAAAGACCCTTGAAAGACTTAGTGGCATAAAAATAACAAGTACATCTTAAGTGGCACAAAGACAACAAGTACATTTTGACCAACCTGTAAAAACTTCTCCCACA
It encodes:
- the LOC100280309 gene encoding Cryptochrome DASH, chloroplastic/mitochondrial, translated to MSASPSSSSSRSVRGAAVSVPSLGADEACAVADEAFRRYTSPSLLRRGGVGVAVVWFRNDLRVIDNEALLRAWAASEAVLPVYCVDPRVFAGSTHYFGFPKKGALRAQFLIECLGDLKQSLRKKGLDLLVRHGKPEEILPSIAKAVSAHTIYAHKETCSEELLVERLVSKGLEQVQIAQGGASVPKRPLNPRLQLIWGATMYHIDDLPFPVSSLPDVYTQFRKAVESKCSVRNCAKLPTSLGPPPSSSIDEIGGWGTVPTLESLGPSVTKSEKGMHFIGGESAALGRVHEYFWKKDQLKDYKVTRNGMLGPDYSTKFSPWLASGSLSPRYICEEVKRYEKQRVANDSTYWVLFELIWRDYFRFLSAKYGNAIFHLGGPRKVVSKWSQDQALFESWRDGRTGYPLIDANMRELSATGYMSNRGRQIVCSFLVRDMGVDWRMGAEWFETCLLDYDPASNYGNWTYGAGVGNDPREDRYFSIPKQAKSYDPEGEYVAYWLPELRSLAKERRNFPGASYIRQVVPLKFDGGNQRKDQQFNRQRRPNNVYIRQVK
- the LOC100275724 gene encoding Glycosyltransferase BC10-like; translation: MTVMMPQRHRATAKKPMWIIVLLCMVCIVLIGAYVFPPRRFSNCYLSASSVCAPFKDWLPSMGRRERTDEEIISSVVIRDILSMPMPMPKNPKIALMFLTPGSLPFEKLWEKFLQGHEGRYSIYVHASREKPVHTSSLFAGRDIHSDAVVWGLISMVDAEKRLLANALEDVDNQVFILLSDSCVPLHSFDYVYNYLMGTNVSFIDCFKDPGPHGSGRYSIEMYPEIDERDFRKGAQWFAVTRRHALMILADSLYYKKFKLYCKPAEGRNCIADEHYLPTLFNMVDPGGISNWSVTHVDWSEGKWHPRSYSADDVTYDLLKNITAVDENFHVTSDDKKLVMQKPCLWNGSKRPCYLFARKFNPEALDNLLKQFTSYTSV
- the LOC100275724 gene encoding glycosyltransferase BC10-like isoform X2, with translation MTVMMPQRHRATAKKPMWIIVLLCMVCIVLIGAYVFPPRRFSNCYLSASSVCAPFKDWLPSMGRRERTDEEIISSVVIRDILSMPMPMPKNPKIALMFLTPGSLPFEKLWEKFLQGHEGRYSIYVHASREKPVHTSSLFAGRDIHSDAVVWGLISMVDAEKRLLANALEDVDNQVFILLSDSCVPLHSFDYVYNYLMGTNVSFIDCFKDPGPHGSGRYSIEMYPEIDERDFRKGAQWFAVTRRHALMILADSLYYKKFKLYCKPAEGRNCIADEHYLPTLFNMVDPGGISNWSVTHVDWSEGKWHPRSYSADDVTYDLLKNITLMRTSM